The following are from one region of the Alicyclobacillus fastidiosus genome:
- a CDS encoding SMP-30/gluconolactonase/LRE family protein codes for MSAVKAELDLVTEVRSELGEGPSWDAANNRLYWVDITGKHVHVYHPDDTSVRSIPTGQYTGCVVPRERGGLVCALHEGFFSLDADSGQLSPIASPADDHHDLAVNRFNDGKCDARGRFWAGTTSFAEEPQKGRLFCLDSTHHIRLVRSDVTVSNGMGWSPDNRVMYYIDSPTKRVLAFDFDLESGAIGNERIAVDFTNEMGNPDGMAVDIEGMLWIAHWDGYQISRWNPVTGERIESIPLPVARVTSCVFAGEGLNELYITSARYGLQPQQLDEQPLAGRLFHLRTNTTGLPTYAYRD; via the coding sequence ATGAGCGCTGTGAAAGCAGAGTTGGATCTTGTGACAGAGGTACGGTCTGAACTAGGGGAAGGACCGAGCTGGGATGCCGCGAACAATCGGTTGTATTGGGTGGATATCACGGGGAAGCACGTACACGTTTATCACCCAGATGACACATCTGTGCGCTCGATTCCCACGGGTCAATACACTGGATGTGTCGTCCCACGCGAGCGCGGTGGGCTGGTGTGCGCACTGCACGAGGGGTTCTTTTCCCTTGATGCAGATAGCGGGCAGCTTTCACCCATTGCTTCCCCCGCAGATGACCACCACGATTTGGCGGTGAACCGATTCAATGATGGCAAGTGCGACGCACGCGGTAGATTTTGGGCCGGGACGACATCATTCGCTGAGGAACCGCAAAAAGGGCGGTTGTTTTGTCTGGACAGCACTCACCACATCCGTCTTGTTCGATCCGATGTAACCGTTTCAAACGGGATGGGATGGAGTCCGGACAATCGGGTGATGTATTACATTGACTCTCCTACCAAACGCGTTCTCGCGTTTGATTTTGACTTGGAGTCCGGTGCCATTGGGAACGAGCGAATCGCGGTCGATTTCACGAACGAAATGGGGAATCCGGATGGCATGGCCGTCGACATCGAGGGTATGCTTTGGATTGCACATTGGGACGGCTATCAAATTTCGCGGTGGAATCCAGTTACAGGTGAACGGATCGAAAGCATTCCGCTGCCTGTCGCCCGGGTGACGTCGTGTGTGTTCGCTGGAGAAGGGCTGAATGAACTGTACATCACATCGGCGCGGTACGGGTTGCAACCACAGCAATTGGATGAACAGCCTTTAGCCGGCAGGCTTTTTCACTTGCGTACCAATACGACAGGCCTGCCGACGTACGCGTATCGCGATTGA
- a CDS encoding MFS transporter: MGRGHRRTWSWMVTAVITVVSGLATFFTNGIGSLKLWRLVMGFGTGSMEPVNVALVSEFWQREDRGFAVGAHQTGMPFGQFVGPVLMGAILAVGNWRTTFLWIPAIGLVIMLLQSVVGTKRNEHRVYSWIETRQLTLPVDKAYRPDRNPLLHFAQALRDRNVGLGLLTNFMYLWAEMGVATFLTLHLTSKVGLPLSEAAVISGASGITGWMGQIVWGALSDRLGRKFCLSILTVGFSACIVCCMFIGSATSAWIILIVWGIFRNSPYAVLYAMMVDSSPRAAGASLGLLVGVGLGLSGALVTPVAGYFIQHFGWSWDYLMLAGVCLLTFVPMSLMRETAGEKAQV, translated from the coding sequence ATCGGTCGGGGGCACAGACGAACTTGGTCTTGGATGGTGACTGCGGTCATCACAGTCGTCTCTGGGCTAGCTACATTTTTTACAAACGGAATTGGCAGTTTGAAGTTGTGGAGATTGGTGATGGGGTTTGGAACGGGGTCGATGGAACCCGTCAACGTGGCGTTAGTCAGTGAGTTCTGGCAGAGGGAAGATCGTGGATTCGCGGTGGGCGCTCATCAGACCGGGATGCCGTTTGGCCAATTTGTCGGTCCCGTCCTCATGGGAGCGATCTTAGCTGTCGGAAACTGGCGGACGACGTTCTTGTGGATACCGGCGATTGGCCTCGTGATTATGCTGCTGCAAAGTGTCGTGGGCACGAAACGGAATGAGCATCGGGTGTACAGTTGGATCGAGACACGTCAGCTCACGTTACCGGTAGACAAAGCTTACAGGCCGGATCGGAATCCTTTGCTACACTTTGCACAGGCACTTCGGGATCGCAACGTCGGATTGGGATTACTGACGAATTTTATGTACTTGTGGGCCGAGATGGGCGTCGCCACGTTCTTGACGCTTCATTTAACATCGAAAGTGGGGTTACCGTTATCAGAGGCTGCCGTCATTTCGGGTGCATCTGGCATTACGGGCTGGATGGGACAGATTGTATGGGGAGCCCTCAGTGACCGCCTTGGGCGAAAATTTTGTTTGAGCATTTTGACGGTTGGATTTTCGGCGTGCATCGTTTGCTGCATGTTTATTGGCAGCGCCACATCGGCTTGGATTATCCTGATCGTCTGGGGGATTTTTCGAAACTCCCCGTACGCCGTGTTGTATGCGATGATGGTTGACTCCTCACCGAGAGCGGCTGGGGCCAGCCTCGGCTTGTTGGTCGGTGTAGGGCTAGGGCTGTCGGGCGCGCTCGTTACACCGGTCGCTGGCTATTTTATTCAACATTTTGGTTGGAGCTGGGACTACCTCATGCTTGCGGGTGTGTGTTTACTGACCTTTGTCCCCATGTCCTTGATGCGAGAGACGGCTGGAGAAAAGGCCCAGGTGTGA
- the allD gene encoding ureidoglycolate dehydrogenase, with the protein MANVVVQQQMLRSLVAEKLEQVGVPAGDAATVADVLVHADLRGVHSHGVLRTEHYVRRVCEGGLNIHPDIAFQNTGPVTGVLDGDDGFGHVIAKQAMRHAIELAKNNGLGAVGVINSSHCGALSYFVNQAVEENLIGMAMTHTDTNVVPFGGARPFFGTNPLAFGFPAGRNKPIILDMATSEVAFGKVLAARDEGKQIPATWGVDQVGDPSTDPFQLVSLLPFGGAKGYGLALVVEVLSGLLTGSAFGPHIVPMYGDYDKMRKLGHFFCAVNPAFFTKEESFLQAMDQMIEEIHQVPPARGVDRVLVPGEPEQQNEERYGARGVPIAESVYQYLMS; encoded by the coding sequence ATGGCGAATGTGGTTGTTCAACAGCAAATGCTCAGGTCACTCGTTGCGGAGAAGCTTGAACAGGTCGGTGTCCCAGCGGGCGACGCTGCAACCGTGGCCGATGTGCTCGTGCACGCGGATCTGCGTGGTGTCCATTCCCATGGAGTACTGCGGACGGAACACTACGTCAGAAGGGTATGTGAGGGAGGACTGAATATCCACCCGGATATCGCATTTCAAAACACCGGCCCTGTTACCGGTGTGCTGGATGGGGATGACGGGTTTGGTCACGTCATCGCAAAGCAGGCGATGCGACATGCGATTGAGCTAGCGAAGAACAATGGCCTCGGAGCCGTTGGCGTGATCAACAGCAGCCATTGTGGAGCACTATCCTACTTCGTGAATCAGGCGGTCGAAGAGAACCTCATTGGCATGGCGATGACGCATACGGATACGAATGTCGTTCCATTTGGCGGCGCGAGACCATTCTTCGGTACCAATCCCCTCGCTTTTGGTTTTCCTGCAGGGCGCAATAAGCCGATCATCCTCGACATGGCGACCAGTGAGGTCGCGTTTGGAAAGGTGCTTGCGGCTCGAGATGAAGGCAAGCAAATACCCGCCACATGGGGCGTGGATCAAGTGGGGGATCCTTCGACCGATCCGTTTCAGCTCGTGTCCCTGCTTCCGTTTGGCGGTGCGAAGGGATATGGATTGGCACTTGTCGTAGAAGTGCTGTCTGGCCTCTTAACAGGGTCTGCCTTTGGGCCTCATATCGTTCCGATGTACGGAGATTACGACAAGATGCGCAAACTCGGGCACTTTTTCTGTGCCGTCAACCCTGCCTTCTTCACCAAGGAGGAATCTTTTTTACAGGCAATGGACCAGATGATTGAGGAAATTCACCAAGTTCCGCCGGCTAGGGGTGTTGACCGCGTCTTGGTACCGGGTGAGCCCGAACAGCAAAACGAAGAGCGCTATGGAGCACGCGGCGTACCGATTGCCGAATCCGTCTATCAGTATTTGATGAGTTAG
- a CDS encoding ABC transporter substrate-binding protein — MKNKHWLNLSAVVVLGTIFVVGCGTGTANATGQAASQKSGSSQGGKTADPVTITFYEAMSSAQGKELQKLTDAFHQQNPNINVQLVFTGSYTTQQQKLTAAIAAKKPPTMAQVEDTWETQYYDNDLLDPVQDLIPQSTIDDLMPIWKQDNSYDGKLVSVPFNKSDYILMYNTDDFKKAGISAPPKTWNELEQDAIKLTQKAGVPGLGMQADYYTFEMLMEQAGGDVLTSDNKQAAFNSQAGKDALNLMNQIANKDKAAKVISGNAYLSDGFNTNEYAMDLDTVASLSFITNKNIHFKTAPLPQGVKAAVPTAGTNLVVFNGATDAQKQAAGKYINFLISDKNTIDWAEATGYLPVRQSALKDPSWTSFIQQNPNDATGPNELSNAYFSPRIGSLSSAITEETTQVGNFMSGKQDAATTLGNMANDVNQALAGQ, encoded by the coding sequence TTGAAGAACAAACACTGGTTAAATCTTTCAGCTGTCGTCGTTCTTGGGACAATCTTTGTAGTTGGCTGTGGTACAGGAACCGCCAACGCGACAGGGCAAGCGGCATCGCAAAAGAGCGGATCGTCTCAAGGAGGCAAAACGGCGGATCCTGTGACCATCACGTTCTATGAGGCGATGAGCTCGGCTCAGGGCAAGGAATTGCAGAAGCTGACTGACGCCTTTCACCAGCAGAACCCAAACATCAATGTGCAGTTGGTATTCACGGGTTCGTATACGACGCAGCAGCAAAAGTTGACCGCTGCCATCGCCGCCAAGAAGCCGCCGACGATGGCGCAAGTGGAAGACACTTGGGAGACGCAGTACTACGACAACGACTTGCTCGATCCGGTTCAAGATCTCATTCCCCAGTCCACAATCGACGATTTGATGCCGATTTGGAAGCAGGATAACTCGTATGACGGGAAGTTAGTGTCCGTACCTTTTAACAAATCGGATTACATTCTCATGTACAACACGGATGACTTTAAGAAAGCTGGAATCTCCGCACCACCAAAGACGTGGAACGAGCTCGAGCAGGACGCAATCAAGCTGACGCAAAAGGCGGGAGTTCCGGGTCTTGGCATGCAGGCCGATTACTATACCTTTGAAATGCTGATGGAGCAGGCCGGCGGGGATGTGCTCACGAGTGACAACAAACAAGCTGCGTTCAATAGTCAAGCTGGCAAGGACGCGCTCAATCTGATGAACCAGATCGCCAACAAGGACAAGGCGGCGAAGGTGATCAGTGGCAATGCCTACCTCTCGGACGGCTTTAACACGAACGAGTACGCGATGGATTTAGACACAGTTGCGTCCTTGTCGTTTATCACCAACAAGAATATCCACTTTAAGACCGCACCGCTGCCACAAGGCGTCAAGGCAGCAGTTCCGACTGCGGGAACCAACCTCGTGGTATTCAACGGAGCGACGGATGCACAAAAGCAGGCCGCAGGAAAGTACATCAACTTTCTGATTTCGGACAAGAACACGATAGACTGGGCGGAAGCTACCGGTTACTTACCTGTACGCCAAAGTGCGTTGAAAGATCCGTCATGGACATCGTTCATTCAGCAGAATCCAAATGACGCGACAGGTCCTAATGAATTGAGCAACGCTTATTTCTCGCCTCGCATCGGCTCCTTGAGTTCCGCGATCACCGAAGAGACCACACAAGTTGGCAATTTCATGTCGGGTAAGCAGGATGCCGCGACGACGCTCGGGAATATGGCGAATGACGTAAACCAGGCTCTGGCGGGTCAGTAA
- a CDS encoding DUF1932 domain-containing protein: protein MNVGFIGFGEAAFAIASGLREAGVEQMIAYDAFRNEQVVARAEQIGVNLQDDIQSIGERATIIFSLVTPSSARQVAEEVAPFIQQGAVYADLNSCSPQAKRGIAEVFSDTGALFTCVAVMSAVPPLRHKVPMLADGPGASHLKGQMEAYGMQIEAVDGPIGSAAAIKMCRSVIVKGMEALFLEALLAADSAGVVEQVLASADASFGHMTLSELANYLIVRNLQHGQRRAHELVEAADTVAEFGYEPLVTRGAAQRLAWSASRQPTGGSEQRVTSFQEVLEILKQGQS, encoded by the coding sequence GTGAACGTTGGATTCATTGGCTTTGGCGAGGCGGCATTTGCCATCGCTTCTGGTTTGCGCGAAGCAGGGGTAGAACAGATGATAGCCTATGATGCGTTTCGGAACGAGCAGGTCGTTGCGCGCGCGGAACAGATAGGCGTCAATTTGCAGGATGACATTCAAAGCATTGGCGAACGGGCAACCATCATCTTTTCGCTCGTCACCCCATCCTCGGCGCGTCAGGTGGCCGAGGAGGTGGCCCCGTTCATCCAACAAGGTGCAGTCTATGCGGATTTAAACTCGTGTTCGCCGCAGGCAAAGCGAGGGATAGCAGAGGTATTCTCCGATACCGGTGCTTTATTCACGTGCGTCGCAGTGATGTCTGCGGTGCCCCCGCTCAGGCACAAAGTCCCGATGCTCGCCGATGGCCCCGGGGCATCCCACTTGAAAGGGCAGATGGAGGCATATGGAATGCAAATTGAGGCCGTCGACGGCCCCATCGGTTCCGCTGCCGCCATTAAGATGTGCCGAAGTGTGATCGTCAAAGGGATGGAAGCGCTCTTTTTGGAGGCCCTTCTCGCTGCAGATTCGGCTGGGGTCGTAGAGCAGGTGCTCGCTTCCGCAGACGCCTCGTTTGGCCATATGACCCTATCTGAACTCGCGAATTACTTGATCGTTCGCAATCTACAGCATGGGCAGCGCAGAGCGCACGAGTTGGTGGAGGCTGCGGACACCGTGGCGGAATTTGGATATGAACCGCTGGTCACGCGAGGTGCCGCACAACGTCTGGCATGGTCCGCATCCAGGCAGCCAACAGGCGGCTCCGAACAGCGGGTGACGTCTTTCCAAGAAGTGTTGGAGATCCTGAAACAGGGTCAATCATAA
- a CDS encoding MFS transporter has product MGDEQRKSFYRYENGVVLMMFFTFGFVFMERLSVVYLFPFIAPDLKFNNAQLGMIVSVLAICWSLSGFVFGSVSDLLGSRKKVLLPITLAFSVLSFLTGLARNFGSMLLLRGLMGVSEGPVLPIAQAAVVAESSEHRRGFNLGFVQSSLGLIGSTVTPLVVTAAATRYSWHVGFYFVGIPGLVMFFVLLKWMRDPGKRLVQSQLQTHEHRLRREDYPVVFKSRNVWIAMVISAFMMTWLFAFSTFAPTYLTGHDKFSPDAMGLIMAAMGLGTFFWGFMGPYISDKWGRKPTLILFSFIATLAPICLALIHASVATMMVIGFLTTAGQACFPLFMVVVPGESLAPKYVGTAVGLTQLVGEFIGGTAAPSIGGIAADHFGLAAPLWIAAGGALVSGFIAFAPRETSPIRTRRTVVTDGGSTTSV; this is encoded by the coding sequence ATGGGTGACGAGCAGAGAAAATCGTTCTATAGATACGAGAACGGCGTTGTGCTCATGATGTTTTTTACATTTGGGTTCGTATTCATGGAGCGCCTCAGTGTCGTTTACTTATTTCCGTTCATCGCACCAGACCTGAAATTCAATAATGCGCAACTTGGTATGATTGTCTCCGTTCTGGCAATTTGTTGGTCCCTGTCCGGGTTTGTATTCGGTTCAGTGTCAGACCTCCTCGGCTCTCGCAAAAAAGTGTTATTGCCCATCACCCTCGCGTTCTCCGTGTTGTCGTTTTTGACAGGTCTTGCGCGCAACTTTGGCTCGATGTTGTTGCTTCGCGGATTGATGGGCGTGTCTGAGGGGCCTGTGCTGCCCATCGCGCAAGCCGCTGTGGTGGCCGAATCCAGTGAACATCGCCGTGGGTTTAACCTTGGTTTCGTACAGAGTTCGCTAGGCCTCATCGGATCGACTGTGACGCCTCTGGTGGTGACCGCTGCGGCCACACGTTATTCTTGGCACGTCGGCTTCTACTTCGTCGGGATTCCGGGGCTCGTCATGTTTTTTGTGCTCCTCAAGTGGATGAGAGACCCAGGGAAGCGGTTGGTTCAGTCGCAATTGCAAACACACGAACACAGACTGCGGCGAGAGGACTATCCTGTTGTATTCAAAAGTCGGAATGTTTGGATCGCGATGGTCATCTCCGCCTTCATGATGACGTGGCTGTTTGCATTCAGTACGTTTGCCCCCACGTACCTGACGGGACACGACAAGTTTTCTCCAGATGCCATGGGGCTGATCATGGCCGCAATGGGCCTTGGCACGTTCTTCTGGGGATTTATGGGGCCCTACATTTCGGACAAATGGGGCCGCAAGCCGACACTCATCCTGTTTTCCTTCATCGCGACGCTCGCGCCGATTTGTTTGGCACTGATCCACGCCTCCGTGGCGACGATGATGGTCATCGGGTTTTTGACGACTGCTGGCCAGGCTTGCTTCCCACTTTTTATGGTTGTCGTCCCGGGCGAATCACTGGCGCCCAAATATGTCGGTACAGCCGTCGGGCTGACGCAGCTTGTCGGCGAGTTTATCGGTGGAACTGCCGCTCCTTCGATTGGGGGGATTGCGGCGGACCACTTCGGTCTGGCCGCTCCCCTGTGGATAGCTGCTGGCGGTGCGCTTGTAAGCGGTTTTATCGCGTTTGCCCCGCGTGAGACATCACCTATCCGCACCCGTCGAACGGTCGTGACGGACGGTGGGTCCACGACGTCCGTCTAA
- a CDS encoding HAD family hydrolase, with protein sequence MNAIPLGQSALLLAPCELFVFDFDGTVYSETDHFLTYGEEVAHFVEDAKRPAFLAELFDAFHRHLYRSSAYGISDAGDTDYTRRDASGIDDLWSVIGALATQFGVHREDLQKAFAATREWMASSAYHMKPIPLLRESILSLRAAGSRVVMATNSPRLHTEDMLLKLTLHDVFDEIVFDAHKPQGATDQFEGWLAKFQVDAARAVSIGDHFRNEIEPALALGMQTVYIDRHSRREPSPGVTVHLASPDELAQLFHTIASLHEC encoded by the coding sequence ATGAATGCCATACCGTTGGGGCAGTCAGCTCTTCTGTTGGCTCCATGCGAGTTGTTCGTCTTCGACTTCGACGGCACCGTCTATTCAGAGACAGACCACTTCCTCACCTATGGTGAGGAAGTGGCACACTTTGTCGAGGACGCTAAACGCCCGGCGTTCCTCGCGGAACTTTTCGATGCGTTCCATAGACACCTATACCGCAGTTCTGCATACGGGATTTCCGACGCTGGCGATACGGATTACACGCGACGCGACGCCTCTGGCATCGACGACCTTTGGTCCGTGATCGGCGCACTCGCCACCCAATTTGGCGTTCACAGGGAAGACCTGCAAAAGGCTTTCGCGGCCACCCGTGAATGGATGGCCTCATCTGCATATCACATGAAGCCCATCCCGTTGTTGCGTGAATCCATCCTGTCGTTGCGAGCCGCAGGGAGCCGTGTGGTGATGGCCACGAACAGCCCACGGCTACACACTGAGGACATGCTCCTGAAATTGACGCTCCACGATGTCTTTGACGAAATCGTCTTCGATGCACACAAGCCTCAGGGCGCGACCGATCAGTTCGAGGGTTGGCTGGCGAAGTTTCAGGTCGACGCAGCACGGGCCGTGAGTATTGGCGACCACTTTCGAAACGAGATCGAACCGGCGCTTGCTCTTGGCATGCAGACGGTATACATCGACCGCCACAGTCGTCGGGAACCATCACCGGGCGTCACCGTTCACCTCGCGAGCCCGGACGAATTAGCACAGCTATTCCATACCATCGCCTCGCTCCATGAGTGTTGA
- a CDS encoding VOC family protein, with the protein MSSELIFDVAHLGHVELLTAKLDASVQFFTDVLGMEVVDESGPSTYLRCWGDYEEYSLKLTASRDAGVGHTALRAMSPDALERRVQAIERTGAGLGWIDGDLGHGKAYQFRGADGHLMELYYESKRYQAPKALRPTLKNQPQKFTGRGAAVKHLDHVNYFSSNVEADGAFVEKALGLRLTEQIVLDNGRRPGMWYRATNKSYDLVYTQDATGSRGRLHHIAFAVDTNESIWRAANIFVDHDVFIEFAPSKHAINQTYFVYVYEPGGNRIEICSGGYLVFDPEWEPITWTEAERKRGQAWGNSTVPSFHTYGTPVV; encoded by the coding sequence ATGAGTAGTGAGCTCATCTTTGATGTGGCACATCTTGGACACGTAGAGCTGTTAACGGCAAAGCTCGACGCGAGTGTCCAATTCTTCACGGACGTGTTGGGCATGGAAGTGGTGGACGAGAGCGGTCCGTCCACCTATCTCAGGTGCTGGGGGGACTATGAAGAATACTCTCTCAAGTTGACCGCTTCCCGGGACGCTGGAGTAGGACACACCGCACTTCGAGCCATGAGTCCAGATGCACTCGAACGCCGCGTGCAGGCCATCGAAAGGACTGGTGCAGGCCTAGGTTGGATAGACGGTGACTTGGGCCACGGGAAGGCGTATCAGTTCCGCGGTGCGGATGGACATCTGATGGAACTGTATTATGAAAGTAAGCGTTATCAAGCGCCTAAGGCGCTGCGGCCGACGTTGAAGAATCAACCACAGAAATTCACTGGCCGAGGTGCCGCGGTCAAACACCTTGACCACGTGAACTACTTTTCCTCCAACGTCGAAGCCGACGGGGCATTCGTAGAGAAGGCGCTCGGCCTGCGGTTGACTGAACAGATCGTTCTGGACAACGGTCGACGTCCTGGCATGTGGTATCGCGCGACGAATAAGTCTTATGACCTGGTATACACGCAGGACGCGACAGGGTCACGTGGGCGGCTCCACCACATCGCGTTCGCCGTGGATACGAATGAAAGCATTTGGCGCGCGGCCAACATCTTTGTCGACCACGACGTGTTCATCGAATTTGCACCGAGCAAGCACGCGATCAACCAAACCTACTTTGTCTATGTCTACGAACCCGGCGGTAATCGAATTGAAATCTGTTCGGGCGGATACCTCGTATTCGATCCGGAGTGGGAGCCGATTACCTGGACTGAGGCGGAACGAAAGCGCGGTCAGGCATGGGGCAATTCCACGGTTCCGAGCTTTCATACTTATGGGACGCCCGTAGTATGA
- a CDS encoding GntR family transcriptional regulator: MTQEELLSEEECYVRLRDMIRQGVLMPNQRLVEMDLASSLRAGRATVRTALARLEQEGLVERERYRGARVRLVSEAEAVEILEVRAAIEGVVARHAAMHASDEDAAELERILAGMEQHVGDNDLLKYSEGNAKLHQMLIRMSRHTTAARVLDTLNSQNVRFQFRTILSQGRPERSFAEHAAIVEAVVQRNPDAAEQAMRYHLSNVLQALRTLDAPM; the protein is encoded by the coding sequence ATGACCCAAGAAGAGCTTCTCAGTGAAGAGGAATGTTACGTACGATTGCGCGATATGATTCGCCAGGGCGTGCTGATGCCTAACCAGCGACTTGTGGAGATGGATTTGGCCAGTTCTCTGCGCGCGGGTCGCGCTACGGTTCGAACGGCCTTGGCACGGCTTGAGCAGGAGGGCCTCGTAGAGCGGGAGCGATACCGCGGAGCGCGTGTCCGCTTGGTCTCGGAGGCGGAAGCGGTCGAAATCCTCGAAGTTCGCGCGGCGATTGAAGGTGTGGTGGCAAGACATGCCGCAATGCACGCAAGTGACGAGGATGCGGCAGAACTAGAGCGCATTCTTGCTGGAATGGAGCAGCACGTGGGCGACAACGATCTGCTCAAGTATTCGGAGGGGAATGCGAAGTTGCACCAGATGTTGATTCGCATGTCGCGACACACCACAGCTGCGCGGGTGCTCGATACGCTCAACTCGCAAAATGTGCGATTTCAATTTCGTACCATTTTGTCGCAAGGTCGCCCTGAGCGGTCGTTCGCGGAACACGCTGCCATTGTCGAGGCTGTCGTACAGCGCAATCCAGACGCGGCTGAACAAGCGATGAGATATCATCTGTCGAACGTTCTTCAAGCACTTCGTACGTTGGACGCGCCGATGTGA
- a CDS encoding mannonate dehydratase — translation MKLTFRWYGDEDPVKLEYIRQIPGMTGIVSAIYDVPVGEIWPLEAILSLKEKIHRAGMELSVIESVPVHEDIKLGLPSRDQYISNYQQTLRNLAEAGVHTVCYNFMPVFDWTRSALSFPLDDQSTTLVYDHDVIRKMNPLNGDLKLPGWDTSYQNEALAELVNQYGQISEEQLWQHLEYFIRAIIPVAEDVQVKMAIHPDDPPWSIFGLPRIITNQDHLERFLRLYDSPYNGLCFCTGSLGASPQNDIPAMLRHFGGAGRVNFVHARNVKITGDKSFREVAHLSDAGSIDMYEVMSALYEFGFDGPLRPDHGRMIWGETGRPGYGLYDRALGAVYLNGLYEGIAKSHRESSADHTKDTVVAKEIG, via the coding sequence ATGAAGCTTACGTTTCGCTGGTACGGCGATGAAGATCCCGTCAAGCTTGAGTACATTCGTCAGATCCCTGGGATGACAGGAATCGTTTCGGCGATTTATGACGTTCCGGTAGGGGAGATATGGCCGTTGGAGGCCATTTTGTCATTGAAGGAGAAGATTCATCGGGCTGGAATGGAATTATCCGTGATTGAGAGCGTCCCTGTCCACGAGGATATCAAGCTGGGTTTGCCCAGTCGGGATCAATATATCAGCAATTATCAACAGACGCTCAGAAACCTCGCCGAGGCAGGCGTTCACACCGTCTGTTACAACTTCATGCCCGTGTTTGACTGGACCAGGTCGGCTCTGAGCTTTCCGCTCGACGACCAGTCGACCACTCTGGTCTACGATCACGATGTGATCCGGAAGATGAACCCACTGAACGGGGATCTCAAGCTGCCGGGCTGGGATACGAGTTATCAGAATGAAGCGCTAGCAGAGCTTGTGAATCAGTATGGACAGATATCCGAAGAACAACTATGGCAGCATCTCGAGTACTTCATTCGAGCCATTATCCCAGTGGCAGAAGACGTCCAGGTAAAGATGGCGATTCACCCTGACGATCCACCGTGGTCCATCTTTGGGCTGCCTCGGATCATCACCAATCAAGATCATCTCGAGCGGTTCTTACGCCTGTATGACAGCCCTTACAACGGCCTCTGCTTTTGCACGGGATCGCTTGGAGCAAGCCCCCAGAATGACATTCCGGCAATGCTTCGCCACTTTGGGGGGGCGGGACGGGTGAACTTCGTGCACGCTCGCAATGTGAAGATCACAGGCGACAAATCGTTCCGCGAGGTTGCTCATCTGTCCGACGCAGGGTCGATCGATATGTACGAGGTGATGAGCGCACTGTACGAGTTTGGTTTCGATGGGCCGTTGCGACCCGACCACGGTCGAATGATTTGGGGGGAGACGGGGCGTCCTGGCTATGGACTGTACGATCGGGCCTTGGGCGCTGTTTATTTGAACGGGTTGTATGAGGGCATCGCGAAAAGCCATCGTGAGTCATCTGCAGATCACACGAAGGACACCGTGGTTGCGAAAGAAATCGGTTAG